The Thermodesulfovibrio sp. 3462-1 genome contains the following window.
TCTTTTTGTTGCAATTGATGCTCCTGGAATTTTACCTCTTTATATTTCTCTGGTTGAAGGTCTCCCGGATGCTCAAAGAAAACACATTGCAAGGCAGTCTGTAATTACAGCCTTTTTAGTGGCAACTTCTTTTCTTTTTCTTGGGAATTTTATATTTTCTCTGCTTGGAATAAAGCTTGAAGACTTCATGATTGCAGGTGGAATTCTTTTATTAATTCTTTCAATCTCAGATATTTTAAGAGTAAAGGAAAAGGAGCTTACAATAAGTGATACCCTCGGAGTTGTTCCGATTGGTACACCTCTGCTTGCTGGTCCTGCAACTCTTACCACTCTAATTATTCTGGCAGGAAACTATGGATATTCAGTGGTAATTTTTTCGCTTTTGCTGAATCTTTTAATAGCATGGATAATCCTTGAAAAGGCAGAGTTTGTAATAAAAATTATGGGAATTTACGGAATAAAAGCTTTTGCAAAGGTAATGGCACTTCTGTTGAGTGCTATTGCTGTAAGTCTTATTAAAAAGGGATTGACAAAAATCTTAGGGGCAAGCCTATGATTCATGTATACACAGGTGATGGAAAGGGTAAAACGACAGCAGCAGTAGGAGCTACCATAAGAGCAATTGGAAATAGTTTAAAAGTTTTTTTTGTCCAATTCATAAAAGGTGCTCACACTGGAGAGCTTGAGATATTTAAAAATTTTCCAGAACTTATTGAAGTTTACCGCTGTAGCACAGGATTTGTTTATGGAAAGCCAGAACCTTCTCAAATAAATGTTGTAATGAAATGTATCCAAGAGATTGAAATTCTTATTAAAAAACAACATTACGATTTGATAGTTTTTGATGAACTCACTGTGGGATTAAATACAGGTTTAGTCTCAAAAGAGCAGGCACAAAAGCTTATTGACCTTGCCAGAGATGCAGAGCTTATAATCACAGGAAGAGAAGCTCCAGAATGGCTTATTGAAAGAGCAGACCTTGTTACAGAGATGAAAAAAATCAAACACTACTTTGACATTGGGATAAAAGCAAGAAGAGGTATTGAATACTGATGAATCCAACATTGGTTATTTATCTTCTGAGACATGGGCAGACAGAGGGA
Protein-coding sequences here:
- a CDS encoding MarC family protein codes for the protein MDIVKTFLLTFIPLFVAIDAPGILPLYISLVEGLPDAQRKHIARQSVITAFLVATSFLFLGNFIFSLLGIKLEDFMIAGGILLLILSISDILRVKEKELTISDTLGVVPIGTPLLAGPATLTTLIILAGNYGYSVVIFSLLLNLLIAWIILEKAEFVIKIMGIYGIKAFAKVMALLLSAIAVSLIKKGLTKILGASL
- a CDS encoding cob(I)yrinic acid a,c-diamide adenosyltransferase, with protein sequence MIHVYTGDGKGKTTAAVGATIRAIGNSLKVFFVQFIKGAHTGELEIFKNFPELIEVYRCSTGFVYGKPEPSQINVVMKCIQEIEILIKKQHYDLIVFDELTVGLNTGLVSKEQAQKLIDLARDAELIITGREAPEWLIERADLVTEMKKIKHYFDIGIKARRGIEY